The nucleotide sequence CCGCCGGCGATGTGATAGGCCGTGCTCGCGGCATCGAGCTTCCAGAGGAACCACTGGCGGCGCTGCGCATACGACAGCGGCTCGGGCGTTCCCGGCGCGACATCGCTCGCGACGATCGGGAACTGCCCGATGCTCAGGCCCTCGGCGCGGATCTTCTGGAACACCGCGCGACGCTGTGGCGCGGACAGGTGCGCGAAGCGCTCCGCGATGCGTCGGGTCATCGTGCCGTTCATCAAACTTCTCCCAGGCTGTCTATGAATGCGTCGACGGACGACAGCGCGTCGTCGGTCCCGCCCTGCGTCGCCGCCGCGGCGCGCGATGCCATGTCCTTGAGGACCGGATGGCGGAATACGTCCTGGATGGCGATGTCGGCGCGCATCGAGGACTGGGCTCGGGCCACGAGCTGGATGGCGAGCAGCGAGTGGCCGCCGAGGTCGAAGAAGCTGTCGTGCCGCCCCACGCGCTCCACGTCCAGCACCTGCGCCCAGATGGCCGCGAGCGCCTGCTCCACCTCGCCTTGCGGTGCTTCGTAGGCCTGTTGCGCGCCCTGTGCCAGCTCGGGCAGCTGCTTGCGATCGACCTTGCCATTCACATTCAGCGGCAGCGCCGGCAGCACGGCAATGGTCGCAGGCACCATGTATTCGGGCAGCGCCCGAGCCAGCTGCATTCGCAGGCCGGCGGCGTCCAGGTCCTGGCCGGACCGTGGCGACACGTAGGCCAGCAGCCGCGCACCGCCCGCGCCCTCCTTCGCCACCACCACGGCCTCGCGCACCCCGGGCTGCGCCAGCAGCTGCTCCTCGATCTCCCCGAGCTCGATGCGGAAGCCCCGGATCTTGATCTGGTGGTCCACGCGCCCCAGGTACTGCAGCCGCCCGTCCGCGCTCCAGCGCACCATGTCGCCCGTGCGGTACAGCCGCTCCCCGCGCGCGCCGAACGGATCGGCCAGGAAGCGCTCCGCGCTCAGCCCCGGGCGCCCCAGATAGCCGCGCGCCAGCCCCACGCCGCCGATGTAGAGCTCGCCCGCCACGCCGCGCGGCACCGCCCGCAGCCCGGCGTCCAGCACGCGCAGTTGCGTCGCGGCGATGGCTTCGCCGATGCCGGGATGACCCTGCGCCACCCGCTGCGCGCTCGACCAGATCGTGGTCTCCGTCGGGCCGTACATGTTCCAGAGTTCGACGCCCAGACCGTGCAGGTCATCGGCCAGGTCGGACTGCAGCGCCTCGCCGCCGCACAGGCCCTTGAACCCGCGCAAGGGCGCCGACGGCCAGCCCGCCGCGCGCAGCAGCCGCCAGCCCGCGGGCGTCGACTGCACCACCGTCGCGCCGCTGTCCTCCACCAGCCGCGCCAGCGCGCGCCCGTCGCGCACCGTTGCCTGCGACGCCAGCACGATGCGCGCGCCACGGCTCAGCGGCAGGTACAGCTCCAGCGCCGCGATGTCGAAGGACAGCGAGGTCACCGCCACCAGCACGTCGTCGCTGCCCAGCCCCGGCGCCTGCTGCATGCTCAGGATGAAGTGCGACAGCGCCTCGTGGCGCACCATCACCCCCTTGGGCTTGCCCGTCGAGCCCGAGGTGTAGATCACGTACGCCAGGTGCTCGGCATGCAGCGGCACGTCGGGGTCGTGCACCGGCTCGCCCGACAGGTCGAGCGCGTCGACAGCCAGCACGCGCAAGGCCGCGTCGGCCGCGATGCGCGCCCTCAGGCTGTCCTGCGTCAACAGCAGCGACAGGCCGCTGTCGTTCGCCATGTAGGCCAGCCTGTCCCGCGGATGCTCCGGGTCCAGCGGCACGTACGCCGCGCCCGACTTGAGCACGGCCAGGACGCTCGCCACCATGCCGGCATCGCGCTCCATCACGATGCCGACCTGGGTCCCGGGCCCCGCGCCCGAGGCGATCAGCCGGTGCGCGAGCCGGTTGGCGCGCTCGTTCAGTTGCGCGTAGGTCAGCGACGCCGTGCCGCACACCAATGCCACGGCCTCGGGATTCGAACGGACCTGCTGCTCGATCAGCCGGTGCACGGGCTGCGCATTGGCGAAGCGCAGCGCGTTCAGACCCTGCCGCGGCACCCCGGGGGGCGCCGGCTCGTCGTGCAGCGCCACGTCGCCCACCGCCTGCCCGGGCGCATCGGCCAGCGCCTGCAGCAGTGCCAGATAGTGCCCCGCCATGCGCGCGACGGTGCCGGCCTCGAACAGCTCGCGCGCGTAGCCGAAGACGGCCTTGATCCCGCCCTCCGAATCCTCGATGGCCGTGAGCGTCAGCTCGAACTGCGCGGCCTTGTCGCCGAGCGGGCAGCCCTCCATCCGCAGTCCAGGAAGCGCGCGCAATGCTTCGTAGCCGCCGCGCAGGTAGTTGAACATCACCTGGAACAGCGGCGAATGGCCCATGCTGCGCTCGGGCTGCAGGGCTTCGACCAGCTGCTCGAAAGGCAGGTCCTGGTGCGCCTGCGCGCCGAGCGCCGCCTCGCGCACACTCTCAAGCAAGCGGGCGAACGGCAGGCGGTCATGGACCCGCGCGCGCAGCACCTGCGTGTTGACGAAGAAGCCGATCACGCCCTCGGTCTCGGACCGGTTGCGGTTGGCCACCGGCACGCCCACGCGGATGTCCTCCTGCCCGGTGTAGCGGTGCAGCAGCGCCTGGAAGGCCGCGAGCAGCAGCATGAACGGCGTGGTGCCGCGCTCCTGCGTCTGGCGCCGCAGCGCCTGCGCCAGCGCGGCCGGCAGTTCGACGGCATGGCTGGCCGCGAGATAACCGCCTTCGGACTTTCTCGGGCGGTCGACCGGAAGTTGCAGCACCGGCTGCTCGGTGCCCAGCTGCTCGCGCCAATAGGCGAGCTGCCGCTCGCGCTCGCCCGCTTCCAGCCAGCGACGCTGCCAGGCGGCGTAGTCGGCGTACTGCACCGGCAGCGGCGGCAGCCGGGGCGCGCCGTCGCCCCTGGCGATGGCGCCGTACTGCGCCACGAACTCGTCGACCAGGATCTGCATCGACCAGCCGTCCGACACGATGTGGTGCATCACCACCATCAGCACGTGCGCCTGTTCGCTCTCGCGGATCACGCTCACGCGCAGCAGCGGGCCGCGCAGCAGATCGAAAGGCTCCCGGCTCACGCCGCGCGCCGCCTCGCCGGCCAGCCCGGCGCGCAGCGCCTCGGGGGCGCCGCTCAGGTCGACGAGCGGAATCTCCAGCACGAGAGCGGGCAGCACCACCTGCTCGGCCAGCCCGTCATCGCCGGCCCTGAACACCGTGCGCAGCGACTCGTGGCGCGCCACCAGCGCCTGGAACGCCAGCCTGAGCGCATCGACATCGAGCGCGCCCTCGAGGCGCAATCCTTCGGCGATGTGATAGGCGGTGCTGGCGGGGTCGAGCCTCCAGAGGAACCACTGGCGGCGCTGCGCGAAGGACAGCGTCGCGCGGTCCGCGGCATCGGTGCTCGGGACCAGCGCCGGCTCGCGCGCTTCGGATGCCGGCAGCCCCTTCAGGCGGCTCGCCAGCAGGGCTTGCTGCGCCGGCGTGAGGCCGGCGCGTCGATCGGACAGTTTTCGGGATGTGGACAT is from Variovorax paradoxus and encodes:
- a CDS encoding amino acid adenylation domain-containing protein; translation: MSTSRKLSDRRAGLTPAQQALLASRLKGLPASEAREPALVPSTDAADRATLSFAQRRQWFLWRLDPASTAYHIAEGLRLEGALDVDALRLAFQALVARHESLRTVFRAGDDGLAEQVVLPALVLEIPLVDLSGAPEALRAGLAGEAARGVSREPFDLLRGPLLRVSVIRESEQAHVLMVVMHHIVSDGWSMQILVDEFVAQYGAIARGDGAPRLPPLPVQYADYAAWQRRWLEAGERERQLAYWREQLGTEQPVLQLPVDRPRKSEGGYLAASHAVELPAALAQALRRQTQERGTTPFMLLLAAFQALLHRYTGQEDIRVGVPVANRNRSETEGVIGFFVNTQVLRARVHDRLPFARLLESVREAALGAQAHQDLPFEQLVEALQPERSMGHSPLFQVMFNYLRGGYEALRALPGLRMEGCPLGDKAAQFELTLTAIEDSEGGIKAVFGYARELFEAGTVARMAGHYLALLQALADAPGQAVGDVALHDEPAPPGVPRQGLNALRFANAQPVHRLIEQQVRSNPEAVALVCGTASLTYAQLNERANRLAHRLIASGAGPGTQVGIVMERDAGMVASVLAVLKSGAAYVPLDPEHPRDRLAYMANDSGLSLLLTQDSLRARIAADAALRVLAVDALDLSGEPVHDPDVPLHAEHLAYVIYTSGSTGKPKGVMVRHEALSHFILSMQQAPGLGSDDVLVAVTSLSFDIAALELYLPLSRGARIVLASQATVRDGRALARLVEDSGATVVQSTPAGWRLLRAAGWPSAPLRGFKGLCGGEALQSDLADDLHGLGVELWNMYGPTETTIWSSAQRVAQGHPGIGEAIAATQLRVLDAGLRAVPRGVAGELYIGGVGLARGYLGRPGLSAERFLADPFGARGERLYRTGDMVRWSADGRLQYLGRVDHQIKIRGFRIELGEIEEQLLAQPGVREAVVVAKEGAGGARLLAYVSPRSGQDLDAAGLRMQLARALPEYMVPATIAVLPALPLNVNGKVDRKQLPELAQGAQQAYEAPQGEVEQALAAIWAQVLDVERVGRHDSFFDLGGHSLLAIQLVARAQSSMRADIAIQDVFRHPVLKDMASRAAAATQGGTDDALSSVDAFIDSLGEV